In the genome of Hippoglossus hippoglossus isolate fHipHip1 chromosome 12, fHipHip1.pri, whole genome shotgun sequence, one region contains:
- the rad1 gene encoding cell cycle checkpoint protein RAD1 gives MPLSTQSQADDEQYVLVASLDNARNLSNILKAITFKDHALFNATPNGLKVTVEDSKCLQANAFIQAEIFQEYTIKEDVVGFQVNLTVLLDCLSIFGGSTAPGVSTALRMCYRGYGYPLTLFLEEGGVVTVCKINTQEPEEPIDFEFCSSNVINKVILQSESLKEPFSELDMSSEVLQITMSPSQPYFRLSTFGNSGNAHYDFPKDSEMMELFRCTKTQTNRYKMSLMKPSTKALALSCKVSVRTDSRGFLSLQYLVRNDDGQICFVEYYCCPDEEVE, from the exons ATGCCTCTGTCCACCCAGTCTCAAGCTGATGATGAACAATACGTTTTAGTGGCCAGTTTGGATAACGCCCGCAATCTCTCCAACATACTGAAAGCCATCACCTTCAAGGACCATGCCCTCTTCAACGCTACACCCAACGGCCTGAAGGTCACCGTGGAGGActccaagtgtctgcaagccaaTGCGTTCATCCAg gcTGAGATCTTCCAAGAGTACACCATAAAAGAAGATGTGGTGGGTTTTCAGGTCAATCTCACTGTTCTGTTGGACTGCCTCAGTATCTTTGGAGGAAGCACTGCACCAG GAGTATCAACAGCCTTACGAATGTGCTACCGAGGCTACGGTTACCCTCTGACCTTGTTCCTGGAGGAGGGTGGCGTGGTGACTGTTTGCAAGATCAACACACAAGAACCAGAAGAGCCAATTGACTTTGAGTTCTGCAGTTCCAATGTCATAAACAAG gtgaTCCTGCAGTCAGAGAGTCTGAAAGAACCCTTCTCTGAACTGGATATGAGCAGCGAGGTGCTACAGATCACCATGTCCCCGAGCCAGCCATACTTTAG GTTGTCTACTTTTGGAAACTCTGGAAACGCCCATTATGATTTCCCCAAGGACTCAGAAATGATGGAGCTGTTTCGTTGCACAAAGACTCAAACCAACAG GTACAAGATGTCCCTGATGAAGCCGTCAACCAAAGCTCTGGCTTTGTCCTGTAAAGTCTCCGTGAGGACGGACAGCAGGggcttcctctctctgcagtacCTGGTCCGGAACGATGATGGACAGATCTGCTTTGTAGAATATTATTGCTGTCCTGATGAGGAGGTGGAGTGA
- the LOC117771685 gene encoding UPF0729 protein C18orf32 homolog, which yields MVCIPCIVIPVLLWVYKRFLEPILYPFISPIINTFWTKKAVQETGMSDQKVSENSNGTIKAESNGDATANGSTIAADKKTD from the exons ATGGTGTGCATTCCCTGTATTGTGATTCCTGTCCTTTTGTGGGTCTACAAGAGGTTCCTGGAGCCTATCCTGTATCCCTTCATCTCACCAATCATTAACACATTCTGGACCAAAAAAGCCGTCCAGGAGACGGGAATGAGTGACCAAAAAGTTAGTGAAAACAGCAATGGGACAATTAAG GCTGAAAGCAATGGGGACGCCACTGCCAATGGATCGACTATAGCAGCAGATAAGAAGACAGACTGA
- the bxdc2 gene encoding ribosome biogenesis protein BRX1 homolog, whose product MSAFKRKRGRAGPANKNAKKVKIVEGGKEESNEIHEITIPAPVSSGRWTNKERVLIFSSRGINYRTRHMMQDLRTLMPHAKADTKMDRKDKLFVVNEVCEIKNCNKCLFFEAKKKQDLYMWIANSPHGPSAKFLVQNIHTLAELKMTGNCLKGSRPLLSFDPTFDKEPQYALLKELFIQTFSTPRYHPKSQPFVDHVFTFTIADNRIWFRNYQIIEEDASLVEIGPRLVLNLIKVFQGSFGGPTLFENPEFQSPNMHRREIRLAAAARVREKQMVKEMQKMKRTEAKQDLNQDVTEDVFFTPAEDKPVHIETEAPEGKVSTKNQRKALKRQKLRMTQR is encoded by the exons ATGTCGGCGTTCAAGAGGAAACGTGGAAGAGCCGGTCCCGCAAATAAAAACGCAAAGAAGGTTAAAATAGTCGAAGGCGGCAAAGAAGAATCGAATGAAATCCACGAAATCACAATTCCTGCTCCGGTGTCGTCG GGCAGATGGACCAACAAGGAGCGAGtcctcattttctcctcaaGGGGCATCAACTACAGAACAAGACACATGATGCAGGATTTAAGGACCCTGATGCCTCATGCAAAAGCAG ATACGAAAATGGACAGAAAGGACAAGTTGTTTGTGGTGAATGAG gtgtgtgaaataaaaaactgcaaCAAATGCCTCTTCTTCGAGGCCAAGAAGAAGCAGGACCTCTACATGTG GATTGCAAACAGCCCTCATGGACCTTCTGCAAAGTTTCTGGTTCAGAATA TTCATACACTGGCTGAACTCAAAATGACAGGAAACTGCCTTAAAGGATCCAGGCCACTGCTGTCGTTCGATCCG ACGTTCGACAAGGAGCCTCAGTATGCTTTACTGAAGGAGCTCTTCATCCAG ACATTTTCCACTCCACGCTACCATCCTAAGAGTCAGCCGTTTGTCGACCACGTCTTCACATTCACCATCGCAGACAATAGGATATGGTTTAGAAACTACCAG ATCATCGAGGAGGACGCCTCTCTGGTGGAGATCGGGCCTCGCTTGGTTCTCAACCTCATTAAGGTCTTTCAGGGGAGCTTTGGAGGGCCTACACTCTTTGAAAACCCAGAGTTCCAGTCTCCTAACATG CACCGGCGAGAGATCCGACTCGCAGCGGCAGCCAGAGTCCGTGAGAAGCAGATGGTGAAGGAGATGCAGAAAATGAAGAGGACTGAAGCGAAGCAGGATCTGAACCAAGACGTCACGGAGGACGTCTTCTTTACGCCGGCCGAGGACAAGCCTGTTCACATCGAAACAGAAGCGCCTGAGGGAAAAGTATCCACGAAAAACCAACGCAAAGCTTTGAAAAGGCAGAAGCTGCGGATGACACAGAGGTAG